Proteins from a single region of Neodiprion virginianus isolate iyNeoVirg1 chromosome 4, iyNeoVirg1.1, whole genome shotgun sequence:
- the LOC124303684 gene encoding tripartite motif-containing protein 2-like isoform X2 codes for MTSKWKSVFKRPLSHDSTNPRPVENHEESSAIMQEMTELPADFILGPDPKASKSRPVFNSSQSAIEEPTVELRNNDSRKSHGTSLGAIEDLLQCPICLERLRTPRMMPCQHTFCLECLEEQLNYLGNDGRTIKCPLCKLTVVESVPRDLPTNLYIENLLRVMGNVGGESLEHLVFSSPVVTFAPCVDQPSSLVQGPSSLMSMPEPVVQEIRCVKCETACTRENRCKHCKQIFCSVCWVAHMDDLKEQLGNITEQLSNTTDRFQHRIQDYKTRVDQLMEYIDRDIELRIGELRQEREERIQQVQESARKGEHLAEELKGKIIRTKEEVDAYQCFKFDTLADNQEKVKTFLALHRRASELMTAVAYWQPEISDSLDDQDEKQRINFATSEETAQFYYRSKTFTPRIVAGRGIVQRPSGITMDPWKKHFLVACPGTRQVLVLDKKYRVHRRIQHEGMMSPQGVAFLEDFEELFVTDKWKHCIHVFNSKGTLLRRLCTKGQGDGQLRSPEGIAAHPSRNLLYVADTGNDRIHILTPDGATFATIGPTGNAETVLTKAGVEITNNATHFNQPTAVAVSETVIVVADCGNHKIKIFDHAANLLRTIGTPGTHRGLLRSPETVTLDPKGNVIVGDSGNGRVQIFTATGELLRVLGSKGTKEGQFGWVSGIFVKDNCEIVVADSKNYTIQVF; via the exons ATGACTTCGAAGTGGAAGTCGGTATTCAAGAGGCCACTTTCTCACGATTCGACAAATCCTCGACCGGTCGAAAACCACGAAGAGTCCAGCGCTATAATGCAGGAAATGACGGAACTCCCAGCGGACTTCATCCTGGGTCCCGATCCCAAGGCATCCAAGTCCCGGCCAGTTTTCAACTCCAGTCAATCCGCCATTGAAGAACCGACGGTGGAACTCAGGAACAACGATTCAAGGAAATCTCACGG AACTTCCCTTGGGGCGATCGAGGACCTACTACAGTGTCCCATTTGCCTCGAACGACTTCGTACACCACGCATGATGCCGTGCCAGCACACCTTCTGCCTCGAATGCTTGGAGGAGCAGCTTAACTACTTGGGAAACGATG GAAGAACGATCAAGTGCCCGCTTTGCAAGTTGACGGTGGTCGAATCGGTGCCTCGTGACCTACCAACGAACCTGTACATCGAGAATCTTCTGCGAGTGATGGGAAACGTTGGTGGCGAGAGTCTGGAACACTTGGTCTTCTCGAGTCCTGTTGTGACCTTTGCGCCCTGCGTAGATCAGCCGTCATCTCTCGTCCAGGGACCGTCTTCACTGATGTCTATGCCGGAGCCTGTGGTCCAGGAAATCCGGTGCGTTAAATGCGAGACCGCGTGCACGAGGGAAAATAGATGCAAACACTGCAAACAG ATATTTTGCAGCGTTTGCTGGGTCGCCCATATGGACGACCTCAAAGAGCAACTCGGCAACATCACAGAGCAGCTCAGTAACACGACGGATCGTTTTCAACACAGGATTCAAGATTACAAG ACAAGGGTTGATCAGCTGATGGAATACATTGATCGTGACATCGAGTTGCGAATCGGAGAACTGCGGCAGGAGCGCGAAGAGAGAATACAGCAAGTCCAGGAATCGGCCAGAAAGGGTGAACATCTCGCTGAGGAGCTCAAAGGGAAGATAATCAGAACAAAGGAGGAGGTCGATGCTTATCAATGCTTCAAGTTCGACACTCTCGCCGACAATCAGGAGAAG GTCAAAACATTCTTGGCTCTTCATCGACGAGCAAGCGAACTCATGACAGCGGTTGCTTACTGGCAGCCAGAGATTAGTGATTCTCTGGACGATCAGGACGAAAAGCAGAGGATAAATTTTGCCACGTCGGAGGAAACTGCTCAGTTTTATTACAG GAGCAAAACTTTTACACCGAGGATCGTAGCTGGCCGGGGAATAGTTCAGAGACCTTCAGGTATCACTATGGACCCCTGGAAAAAACATTTCTTAGTGGCCTGTCCGGGCACTCGGCAAGTTTTGGTCCTCGACAAGAAGTACCGAGTACACAGACGCATACAGCATGAGGGTATGATGTCTCCCCAGGGTGTCGCCTTCCTCGAAGACTTCGAAGAGCTTTTCGTCACTG ACAAGTGGAAGCACTGCATCCACGTGTTCAACAGCAAGGGAACGCTTCTCCGGCGGCTGTGCACGAAGGGTCAAGGCGACGGGCAGCTCCGTAGTCCTGAGGGAATCGCGGCTCACCCCTCGAGGAATCTACTCTACGTTGCGGACACGGGAAACGACCGAATCCATATCTTGACACCCGACGGTGCAACCTTCGCGACCATCGGACCGACCGGGAACGCTGAAACCGTCCTGACCAAAGCTGGGGTGGAAATCACGAATAACGCTACGCACTTCAATCAGCCCACAGCCGTCGCAGTTTCGGAAACTGTGATCGTCGTCGCTGATTGTGGGAATCACAAAATAAAG ATATTCGACCACGCCGCGAACCTTCTTCGCACCATTGGAACTCCAGGAACGCATAGAGGGCTGCTGAG ATCTCCGGAGACAGTGACGCTGGACCCGAAGGGAAACGTGATCGTCGGCGATTCCGGTAATGGGAGAGTTCAGATATTTACAGCCACAGGTGAACTGCTAAGAGTTTTGGGATCCAAGGGAACGAAGGAGGGCCAGTTTGGCTGGGTTTCGGGCATCTTCGTCAAAGATAATTGCGAAATTGTCGTCGCGGACAGCAAGAATTATACCATTCaagtattttaa
- the LOC124303684 gene encoding tripartite motif-containing protein 2-like isoform X1 has product MSTNICLRESDEMFPYCVAMFFPKDEPIWKKIKLPSRMTSKWKSVFKRPLSHDSTNPRPVENHEESSAIMQEMTELPADFILGPDPKASKSRPVFNSSQSAIEEPTVELRNNDSRKSHGTSLGAIEDLLQCPICLERLRTPRMMPCQHTFCLECLEEQLNYLGNDGRTIKCPLCKLTVVESVPRDLPTNLYIENLLRVMGNVGGESLEHLVFSSPVVTFAPCVDQPSSLVQGPSSLMSMPEPVVQEIRCVKCETACTRENRCKHCKQIFCSVCWVAHMDDLKEQLGNITEQLSNTTDRFQHRIQDYKTRVDQLMEYIDRDIELRIGELRQEREERIQQVQESARKGEHLAEELKGKIIRTKEEVDAYQCFKFDTLADNQEKVKTFLALHRRASELMTAVAYWQPEISDSLDDQDEKQRINFATSEETAQFYYRSKTFTPRIVAGRGIVQRPSGITMDPWKKHFLVACPGTRQVLVLDKKYRVHRRIQHEGMMSPQGVAFLEDFEELFVTDKWKHCIHVFNSKGTLLRRLCTKGQGDGQLRSPEGIAAHPSRNLLYVADTGNDRIHILTPDGATFATIGPTGNAETVLTKAGVEITNNATHFNQPTAVAVSETVIVVADCGNHKIKIFDHAANLLRTIGTPGTHRGLLRSPETVTLDPKGNVIVGDSGNGRVQIFTATGELLRVLGSKGTKEGQFGWVSGIFVKDNCEIVVADSKNYTIQVF; this is encoded by the exons AATGACTTCGAAGTGGAAGTCGGTATTCAAGAGGCCACTTTCTCACGATTCGACAAATCCTCGACCGGTCGAAAACCACGAAGAGTCCAGCGCTATAATGCAGGAAATGACGGAACTCCCAGCGGACTTCATCCTGGGTCCCGATCCCAAGGCATCCAAGTCCCGGCCAGTTTTCAACTCCAGTCAATCCGCCATTGAAGAACCGACGGTGGAACTCAGGAACAACGATTCAAGGAAATCTCACGG AACTTCCCTTGGGGCGATCGAGGACCTACTACAGTGTCCCATTTGCCTCGAACGACTTCGTACACCACGCATGATGCCGTGCCAGCACACCTTCTGCCTCGAATGCTTGGAGGAGCAGCTTAACTACTTGGGAAACGATG GAAGAACGATCAAGTGCCCGCTTTGCAAGTTGACGGTGGTCGAATCGGTGCCTCGTGACCTACCAACGAACCTGTACATCGAGAATCTTCTGCGAGTGATGGGAAACGTTGGTGGCGAGAGTCTGGAACACTTGGTCTTCTCGAGTCCTGTTGTGACCTTTGCGCCCTGCGTAGATCAGCCGTCATCTCTCGTCCAGGGACCGTCTTCACTGATGTCTATGCCGGAGCCTGTGGTCCAGGAAATCCGGTGCGTTAAATGCGAGACCGCGTGCACGAGGGAAAATAGATGCAAACACTGCAAACAG ATATTTTGCAGCGTTTGCTGGGTCGCCCATATGGACGACCTCAAAGAGCAACTCGGCAACATCACAGAGCAGCTCAGTAACACGACGGATCGTTTTCAACACAGGATTCAAGATTACAAG ACAAGGGTTGATCAGCTGATGGAATACATTGATCGTGACATCGAGTTGCGAATCGGAGAACTGCGGCAGGAGCGCGAAGAGAGAATACAGCAAGTCCAGGAATCGGCCAGAAAGGGTGAACATCTCGCTGAGGAGCTCAAAGGGAAGATAATCAGAACAAAGGAGGAGGTCGATGCTTATCAATGCTTCAAGTTCGACACTCTCGCCGACAATCAGGAGAAG GTCAAAACATTCTTGGCTCTTCATCGACGAGCAAGCGAACTCATGACAGCGGTTGCTTACTGGCAGCCAGAGATTAGTGATTCTCTGGACGATCAGGACGAAAAGCAGAGGATAAATTTTGCCACGTCGGAGGAAACTGCTCAGTTTTATTACAG GAGCAAAACTTTTACACCGAGGATCGTAGCTGGCCGGGGAATAGTTCAGAGACCTTCAGGTATCACTATGGACCCCTGGAAAAAACATTTCTTAGTGGCCTGTCCGGGCACTCGGCAAGTTTTGGTCCTCGACAAGAAGTACCGAGTACACAGACGCATACAGCATGAGGGTATGATGTCTCCCCAGGGTGTCGCCTTCCTCGAAGACTTCGAAGAGCTTTTCGTCACTG ACAAGTGGAAGCACTGCATCCACGTGTTCAACAGCAAGGGAACGCTTCTCCGGCGGCTGTGCACGAAGGGTCAAGGCGACGGGCAGCTCCGTAGTCCTGAGGGAATCGCGGCTCACCCCTCGAGGAATCTACTCTACGTTGCGGACACGGGAAACGACCGAATCCATATCTTGACACCCGACGGTGCAACCTTCGCGACCATCGGACCGACCGGGAACGCTGAAACCGTCCTGACCAAAGCTGGGGTGGAAATCACGAATAACGCTACGCACTTCAATCAGCCCACAGCCGTCGCAGTTTCGGAAACTGTGATCGTCGTCGCTGATTGTGGGAATCACAAAATAAAG ATATTCGACCACGCCGCGAACCTTCTTCGCACCATTGGAACTCCAGGAACGCATAGAGGGCTGCTGAG ATCTCCGGAGACAGTGACGCTGGACCCGAAGGGAAACGTGATCGTCGGCGATTCCGGTAATGGGAGAGTTCAGATATTTACAGCCACAGGTGAACTGCTAAGAGTTTTGGGATCCAAGGGAACGAAGGAGGGCCAGTTTGGCTGGGTTTCGGGCATCTTCGTCAAAGATAATTGCGAAATTGTCGTCGCGGACAGCAAGAATTATACCATTCaagtattttaa